One stretch of Maylandia zebra isolate NMK-2024a linkage group LG13, Mzebra_GT3a, whole genome shotgun sequence DNA includes these proteins:
- the LOC101466437 gene encoding ubiquitin-conjugating enzyme E2 D4: protein MALKRIQKELNDLQRDPPASCSAGPVGEDMFHWQATITGPNDSPYHGGVFFLSVHFPTDYPFKPPKVAFTTKIYHPNINSNGSICLDILRSQWSPALTVSKVLLSICSLLCDPNPDDPLVPDIAHIYKSDRQKYNKIAREWTQRYAM from the exons ATGGCTCTGAAGAGAATACAGAAG gagTTAAATGACCTACAGAGGGACCCTCCAGCTTCATGTTCTGCTGGACCTGTTGGGGAAGACA TGTTTCACTGGCAAGCTACCATCACAGGACCG aATGATAGCCCATATCATGGAGGAGTTTTCTTCCTTTCTGTGCATTTCCCCACTGACTATCCCTTTAAACCACCAAAG GTTGCCTTTACTACGAAAATCTATCACCCAAACATAAACAGCAATGGTAGCATTTGCCTTGACATCTTGAGGTCACAGTGGTCACCTGCACTTACAGTATCAAAAG TTTTATTATCCATATGCTCACTGCTTTGTGACCCAAATCCAGATGATCCCCTAGTCCCTGACATCGCGCATATTTATAAATCAGACAGACAAAA GTACAACAAAATTGCCAGGGAATGGACCCAAAGGTATGCAATGTGA